Proteins from a single region of Bradyrhizobium diazoefficiens:
- a CDS encoding MFS transporter, producing MATASQQVPGRRWLIGCLLGVGILINYIDRVGLSAATPELTKELGLTATDIGLLGSAFFWTYSLLQVPGGMVLDRFGVTTVGRASSFLWAVAATITALASGLWGIAAARLLLGVAEAPAFPASQKATGHWFPLVERARSTAIFDSAAKFSNVIGVPLVAYVIYLYGWRWGFGITALLSFLYFVAYYFIYRNPSEDPKLSKAEHDYIIAGGGTPEGRATAGQSRMLGYLLRNRKVWGLTIGFSAYGYTFYLFLTWLPGYLAQTMHMNLMSAAGYSTIPWIFATLSDLLIGGFLVDHLIARGYDSTRVRQAVIIVGMLMGLAVIGAAFTVKPGWALLWLSIAISGLSAAAPVGSSIVSLIAPKGGAGTVGGILNFTNNMMGVLAPIVTGIVVDWTQSFAGAFMIAGVVLLIGIFFYVVVLGRIESIPDFEEAALPDAVPVH from the coding sequence ATGGCGACTGCAAGCCAACAGGTACCTGGGCGACGCTGGCTGATCGGTTGCCTCCTCGGCGTCGGAATTCTCATCAACTACATCGATCGCGTCGGGCTTTCGGCCGCGACGCCTGAGCTCACCAAGGAGCTTGGCCTCACCGCCACGGACATCGGTCTGCTCGGCAGCGCGTTCTTCTGGACCTATTCGCTGCTGCAAGTCCCCGGCGGCATGGTGCTCGACCGTTTCGGCGTCACCACCGTCGGCCGCGCCAGCAGCTTCCTCTGGGCGGTCGCCGCCACCATCACCGCGCTTGCCAGCGGCCTCTGGGGCATCGCCGCCGCGCGTCTGTTGCTCGGCGTCGCGGAGGCCCCGGCGTTTCCGGCAAGCCAGAAGGCGACCGGCCACTGGTTTCCGCTCGTCGAACGCGCGCGTTCGACCGCGATCTTCGATTCCGCCGCAAAATTCTCCAACGTGATCGGCGTGCCGCTGGTCGCCTATGTGATCTATCTCTACGGCTGGCGCTGGGGCTTCGGCATCACTGCGCTGCTGAGCTTTCTGTATTTCGTCGCCTACTATTTCATCTATCGAAATCCGAGCGAGGATCCGAAGCTCTCCAAGGCGGAGCATGACTACATCATCGCCGGCGGCGGCACGCCCGAAGGCCGGGCCACGGCGGGGCAGAGCCGCATGCTCGGCTATCTCCTGCGCAACCGCAAGGTCTGGGGGCTGACCATCGGCTTCTCGGCCTATGGCTACACCTTCTATCTCTTCCTGACCTGGCTGCCGGGCTATCTCGCCCAGACCATGCACATGAACCTGATGTCGGCCGCAGGTTATTCGACAATTCCCTGGATTTTTGCGACGTTGTCGGACCTCCTGATCGGCGGGTTCCTGGTGGATCATCTGATCGCGCGCGGCTACGACTCTACGCGGGTGCGCCAGGCGGTGATCATCGTCGGCATGCTGATGGGGCTCGCCGTGATCGGGGCCGCCTTCACCGTGAAGCCGGGCTGGGCGCTGTTGTGGCTGTCGATCGCGATCTCGGGCTTGTCGGCCGCGGCGCCGGTCGGGTCCTCGATCGTGTCGCTGATCGCGCCGAAGGGCGGCGCGGGAACGGTCGGCGGCATCCTGAATTTCACCAACAACATGATGGGCGTGCTCGCGCCCATCGTGACCGGAATCGTGGTCGACTGGACTCAATCCTTTGCCGGCGCTTTCATGATCGCCGGCGTAGTGCTGCTGATCGGCATCTTCTTTTATGTCGTGGTGCTGGGACGGATCGAATCGATCCCCGATTTCGAAGAGGCAGCGCTGCCAGACGCCGTGCCGGTTCACTGA
- a CDS encoding D-aminoacylase, translating to MPQGASPSRGKDTLIRNARLIDGTGAPWFEAHLRISGSRIAAIGASLPADGADIIDARGCYLAPGFIDAHCHDDLICLREPDRPEKALQGVTTLVVGNCCFSLYPATANSAEMLRLHFSGLAGETHANEIFDSFDGYRQALEGPGVALNLVSLVGHAAIRLAVLGYERRAATEQEIAAMQALLAQQFAQGAAGLSLGLVYPPSAYADTDELCALAETVRSHGKLLTAHIRSYEAGLLQSIEEFIAILRASGAAGLLSHLQSAGKPNWGAIPNALEKLEAARAEGIDISFDMYPYPAGSSYMLQLLPPAALEGGIDALRTRLRDPAQREALRVLVEEGDPDPHAAQSKIVLIGWHNVRISGTGNPALKPLEGKSMVDAARELGISPFDLMVRCIEEDQGQTGIIMFQLDEADLRAAFTHRLHMVGSDGIPRPGTKPHPRAYGSFPRVAGRLTREQGWLTLEDAVRRMTAMPAQRFGLSDRGILRPGMIADLTLFDETIMDKATFEAPTEMPAGIRSVFVAGEAVVTDGRSTFARPGRALI from the coding sequence ATGCCTCAAGGTGCAAGCCCAAGCAGAGGCAAGGACACTCTGATCCGCAATGCCCGGCTGATCGACGGCACCGGCGCGCCGTGGTTCGAGGCCCACCTGCGCATCAGCGGCAGCCGCATCGCGGCGATCGGCGCGTCCTTGCCGGCGGACGGGGCCGACATCATCGATGCGCGCGGCTGCTATCTCGCGCCGGGCTTCATCGACGCGCATTGCCATGACGACCTGATCTGCCTGCGCGAGCCTGACAGGCCGGAGAAAGCGTTGCAGGGCGTGACCACGCTCGTGGTCGGCAATTGCTGCTTCTCGCTCTATCCGGCAACTGCAAACTCCGCCGAGATGCTGCGCCTGCATTTCTCGGGTCTCGCCGGTGAGACCCATGCCAACGAAATCTTCGACAGTTTCGACGGCTACCGGCAGGCCCTGGAAGGGCCGGGCGTCGCGCTCAACCTCGTCTCGCTGGTCGGGCATGCCGCAATCCGGCTTGCCGTGCTCGGTTATGAGCGCCGCGCGGCGACGGAGCAGGAGATCGCGGCGATGCAGGCGCTGCTCGCGCAGCAGTTCGCCCAGGGTGCCGCCGGCCTGTCGCTCGGCCTTGTCTATCCGCCGAGCGCCTATGCCGACACCGATGAACTATGCGCGCTGGCAGAGACCGTGCGCAGTCATGGCAAGCTGCTCACGGCGCATATCCGCAGCTATGAAGCGGGCCTCTTACAATCCATCGAGGAGTTCATCGCGATCCTGCGCGCCTCCGGCGCGGCGGGGCTGCTGTCGCATTTGCAGTCGGCGGGAAAGCCGAACTGGGGCGCGATTCCCAACGCACTCGAAAAGCTGGAGGCCGCGCGCGCAGAGGGGATCGACATCTCCTTCGACATGTACCCATATCCTGCCGGCAGTTCCTACATGCTGCAATTGCTGCCGCCGGCCGCGCTCGAAGGCGGCATCGATGCGCTGCGTACGCGATTGCGCGATCCGGCCCAGCGCGAAGCGCTGCGCGTGCTGGTGGAGGAGGGCGATCCCGATCCGCATGCCGCGCAGTCCAAGATCGTGCTGATCGGCTGGCACAATGTGCGCATCTCCGGCACCGGCAATCCCGCGCTGAAGCCGCTCGAGGGCAAGTCGATGGTCGATGCCGCGCGCGAGCTCGGCATCTCGCCGTTCGATCTCATGGTTCGCTGCATCGAGGAAGACCAGGGCCAGACTGGCATCATCATGTTCCAGCTCGATGAGGCCGATCTGCGCGCGGCCTTCACCCATCGCCTGCACATGGTCGGCTCCGACGGCATTCCGCGCCCGGGCACCAAGCCGCATCCGCGCGCCTATGGCAGTTTCCCGCGCGTGGCCGGCCGCCTGACGCGCGAGCAAGGCTGGCTGACTTTGGAAGACGCCGTGCGGCGGATGACGGCGATGCCCGCCCAGCGCTTCGGCCTGTCCGACCGCGGCATCCTGCGGCCGGGCATGATCGCGGATCTCACGTTGTTCGATGAAACCATCATGGACAAAGCGACGTTCGAGGCGCCGACGGAAATGCCAGCGGGCATCCGTTCGGTCTTCGTCGCGGGCGAGGCCGTGGTCACGGACGGACGCAGCACCTTCGCGCGGCCGGGCCGGGCTCTGATCTAA
- a CDS encoding RidA family protein, with product MTLKRYGAAGGTGTGGQHLPFARAVEANGWLYVSGQTPMENGEVIEGGIIPQSHKAIRNLLAILTEAGYEPKDVVRCGVWLDDPRDFQSFNKVFAEYFGANPPARACVVSSMVVDCKVEIDCVAYRG from the coding sequence ATGACGCTGAAACGATACGGCGCGGCCGGCGGCACCGGCACCGGCGGCCAGCACCTTCCTTTTGCCCGCGCTGTCGAGGCCAACGGCTGGCTCTACGTCTCGGGGCAGACTCCCATGGAGAACGGCGAGGTGATCGAGGGCGGCATCATTCCCCAATCGCACAAGGCCATCCGCAATTTGCTCGCCATCCTGACTGAAGCCGGCTACGAGCCCAAGGATGTCGTCCGTTGCGGTGTCTGGCTCGACGATCCCAGAGACTTTCAAAGCTTCAACAAGGTCTTTGCCGAATATTTCGGCGCCAATCCGCCGGCGCGGGCCTGCGTGGTGTCGAGCATGGTGGTGGACTGCAAGGTGGAGATCGACTGCGTCGCCTATCGCGGGTGA